A single Natranaerobius thermophilus JW/NM-WN-LF DNA region contains:
- a CDS encoding 3-methyl-2-oxobutanoate dehydrogenase subunit VorB: protein MEKTLMKGNEAIGEAAIRAGCRFFFGYPITPQNELPEYMSRRLLEVDGTFIQAESEVSAINMVYGAAGAGARVMTSSSSPGISLKQEGISYIAGAEVPCVIANIVRGGPGLGSIQPAQSDYFQSTKAGGHGDYFVITYAPASVQELVDLTMDAFEVADKYRNPAMIFGDGILGQMMEPVELSKDPVEQLPEKEWATTGMGDRTSSNIINSLALQAEKLEDHNLKLKEKYDQIQANETRYEILHEDAEYFVVAYGTTSRACKNAINQLREKGYNIGLIRPISIWPFPFEAFEKVAGNAKEYITVEMNLGQMVEDVKLAVNGAAPVKFYGRTGGVVPTPSEIAKEIERLLGGDQ from the coding sequence ATGGAAAAGACATTAATGAAAGGAAACGAAGCTATTGGAGAAGCCGCTATTAGGGCCGGGTGTAGATTTTTCTTTGGATATCCTATCACCCCACAAAACGAGTTGCCCGAATATATGTCTCGGCGGTTACTAGAAGTTGATGGAACTTTTATTCAAGCTGAAAGTGAAGTAAGTGCCATTAATATGGTTTATGGTGCTGCAGGGGCTGGTGCCCGGGTAATGACAAGTTCTTCTAGTCCCGGTATCAGCTTAAAACAAGAAGGTATTTCTTATATCGCGGGTGCAGAAGTTCCTTGTGTGATTGCAAACATCGTTAGAGGAGGACCCGGTCTAGGAAGTATTCAGCCTGCTCAATCAGATTATTTTCAATCCACTAAAGCGGGAGGACATGGGGATTACTTTGTGATCACTTACGCACCAGCTTCAGTACAGGAACTTGTCGATTTAACTATGGATGCCTTCGAAGTGGCAGATAAATATAGAAACCCTGCCATGATTTTTGGTGATGGAATTTTAGGGCAGATGATGGAACCAGTCGAATTAAGTAAAGACCCTGTTGAACAATTGCCAGAAAAAGAATGGGCCACAACAGGTATGGGAGATAGAACTTCATCTAATATTATAAATTCTCTAGCTTTACAAGCCGAAAAATTAGAAGACCACAATCTAAAATTAAAGGAAAAATACGATCAAATTCAAGCAAATGAAACTAGATACGAAATCTTACATGAAGATGCGGAATACTTTGTAGTAGCGTACGGTACTACATCAAGGGCCTGCAAAAATGCTATTAATCAACTTCGCGAAAAAGGATACAATATTGGACTAATTAGACCAATCAGTATCTGGCCATTCCCCTTCGAAGCCTTTGAAAAAGTTGCTGGTAATGCAAAAGAATATATTACAGTTGAAATGAATTTAGGTCAAATGGTAGAAGACGTTAAACTGGCCGTAAACGGAGCCGCTCCTGTCAAATTTTATGGCCGAACTGGCGGTGTAGTGCCTACACCTTCAGAAATAGCAAAAGAAATAGAGCGGCTGCTAGGAGGTGACCAGTAA
- the buk gene encoding butyrate kinase encodes MKQEHRLLVINPGSTSTKIAVYEGESPLIEKKLEHSPEELNKFQDIIDQYDFRKDSILNFLDEQGMNFNKLDAVVARGGLLKPISGGTFKVNDLMVEHLRQGYQGEHASNLGGIIAKEISNQLDIPAYIVDPVVVDELQDIARISGFEPIERKSIFHALNHKAVARKAAAQLGKKYEEANLVVVHLGGGISVGAHNCGDVIDVNNALDGEGPFSPERSGGLPNGDLVRYIDEHNLTWKELKRQLVGNGGLVSYLDTNDGKKVQEMIQSGDEKAEKVYEAMIYQIAKEIGSCAVVLKGELDAIVLTGGLAHDEYLVSRMKEYIKFLGEILVFPGEDEMQSLAEGGLRVLRNEETPKDYS; translated from the coding sequence ATGAAACAAGAACATCGCTTGTTAGTAATAAATCCTGGATCCACCTCCACAAAAATAGCTGTCTATGAAGGTGAAAGCCCATTAATTGAAAAGAAACTCGAACATTCACCAGAGGAATTAAATAAGTTTCAAGACATTATAGACCAATATGACTTTAGAAAAGATAGTATTCTGAACTTTCTAGATGAACAGGGCATGAACTTTAATAAACTAGATGCAGTTGTCGCCAGAGGTGGGCTGTTAAAGCCTATCTCTGGTGGTACATTCAAAGTGAATGATTTGATGGTCGAACATCTAAGACAGGGTTATCAAGGAGAGCACGCTTCCAATTTGGGAGGTATTATAGCTAAAGAAATATCTAATCAACTTGATATTCCAGCCTATATTGTTGATCCAGTGGTAGTTGATGAATTACAGGATATTGCACGTATATCAGGGTTTGAGCCAATTGAAAGAAAAAGCATTTTCCATGCATTAAATCACAAAGCAGTTGCCAGAAAAGCAGCAGCTCAACTAGGTAAAAAATATGAAGAAGCTAATTTAGTAGTAGTTCATTTAGGTGGAGGTATCTCCGTGGGGGCGCATAATTGCGGTGATGTCATCGATGTTAATAATGCCCTCGATGGAGAAGGACCCTTTTCACCAGAACGAAGTGGTGGACTCCCTAATGGTGATTTAGTACGATATATAGATGAGCACAATTTAACCTGGAAAGAATTAAAACGACAGTTGGTTGGTAACGGTGGACTAGTATCTTATTTAGATACCAATGATGGTAAAAAAGTTCAAGAGATGATACAATCAGGCGATGAGAAAGCTGAAAAAGTATATGAAGCCATGATCTATCAAATAGCTAAAGAGATAGGTTCCTGTGCTGTTGTATTAAAAGGTGAATTAGATGCTATTGTATTAACTGGTGGATTAGCTCATGATGAATATCTAGTTTCTAGAATGAAGGAATATATTAAATTCTTGGGTGAAATTCTAGTCTTTCCTGGAGAAGATGAGATGCAATCCTTGGCCGAAGGTGGCTTAAGAGTCTTAAGAAATGAAGAAACTCCGAAAGATTACTCTTAA
- the ptb gene encoding phosphate butyryltransferase, translated as MVKNLDEVFNKAKEYTTQKVSVAAAEDKEVLIALKEAAENEICEPILVGDEKKIKEIADELNFDVSSYKIINESEPAKASQMAVKLVNQGEADTVMKGHVQTRDLLKAVLDKENGLRTGNILSHIAILDVPEYDKLLFLTDAAMNIAPDLDQKVNIVQNSVDIANDMNIEKPKVAPLAAVEVVNPDMEATKEAALLSKMADRGQIKNAHVDGPLALDNAISKEAAAQKKIDSPVAGDADILLVPDIEAGNILYKSLTHLAKGQIAGIIAGAKTPVILTSRADPHEAKVYSIAAACMMMANRK; from the coding sequence TTGGTTAAAAATCTGGATGAAGTTTTTAATAAAGCTAAAGAGTATACAACTCAAAAAGTTAGTGTAGCAGCTGCCGAAGATAAAGAAGTTCTCATAGCTTTGAAAGAAGCAGCTGAAAATGAAATTTGTGAACCAATCCTAGTTGGTGATGAGAAAAAAATCAAAGAAATAGCAGACGAGCTAAACTTTGATGTGAGTAGTTACAAAATAATCAATGAGTCTGAACCTGCTAAAGCTTCTCAAATGGCGGTTAAATTAGTCAATCAAGGTGAAGCTGATACTGTTATGAAAGGTCATGTACAAACAAGAGATTTATTAAAAGCAGTTCTCGATAAAGAAAATGGGTTGCGGACTGGTAATATCCTAAGTCATATCGCTATTTTAGATGTACCGGAATATGATAAATTATTGTTTTTAACTGATGCTGCCATGAACATTGCCCCTGATTTAGATCAAAAGGTCAATATTGTTCAAAATTCAGTAGACATTGCCAATGATATGAATATTGAAAAACCTAAAGTAGCTCCTTTAGCAGCAGTTGAAGTTGTGAACCCTGATATGGAAGCTACTAAAGAAGCAGCTTTGCTTTCTAAAATGGCTGATAGAGGGCAAATCAAAAATGCCCATGTTGATGGTCCTTTGGCCCTTGATAATGCGATTTCTAAAGAAGCTGCAGCTCAGAAAAAGATTGATAGTCCTGTTGCCGGAGATGCCGATATTTTACTTGTTCCTGATATTGAAGCTGGTAACATTCTTTATAAGTCCTTGACTCATTTGGCAAAAGGTCAAATTGCTGGGATAATCGCGGGAGCAAAAACACCAGTAATTCTCACTTCTAGAGCCGACCCACATGAAGCCAAAGTTTATTCTATTGCTGCCGCGTGTATGATGATGGCTAATAGAAAGTAA
- a CDS encoding 2-oxoacid:acceptor oxidoreductase family protein, with amino-acid sequence MQEVIMAGFGGQGVMSMGQLLTYAGMLESKGVAWMPSYGPEMRGGTANCTVVITDEEQVGSPIVSNPDTLIAMNYPSLVKFKDSIKAGGVLLYNSSLIEEEVESIDDVDIYPIPANEIANELGESRIANMVMLGAFIEKTHAVSIDSVLESLKKVLPEKRHNLIPVNEKALRKGAEMVK; translated from the coding sequence ATGCAAGAAGTCATTATGGCTGGTTTCGGCGGACAAGGTGTTATGAGTATGGGGCAGCTGCTCACCTACGCAGGGATGCTTGAGTCAAAAGGTGTAGCTTGGATGCCTTCCTATGGACCAGAAATGAGAGGTGGAACTGCTAACTGCACTGTTGTGATTACAGATGAAGAACAGGTGGGTTCACCTATAGTTTCCAATCCTGACACATTAATTGCAATGAATTATCCATCTCTTGTAAAATTCAAAGATAGTATCAAGGCTGGAGGAGTACTCCTATATAACAGTTCCTTAATTGAAGAAGAAGTAGAAAGTATTGATGATGTGGATATATATCCTATACCTGCCAATGAAATCGCTAATGAATTAGGAGAATCCAGGATAGCTAACATGGTTATGTTAGGTGCTTTTATTGAAAAAACACATGCAGTATCAATTGATTCTGTATTAGAATCACTAAAAAAAGTTCTACCGGAAAAGCGCCACAATTTAATACCTGTAAATGAAAAGGCATTGAGAAAAGGCGCAGAAATGGTTAAATAA
- the ald gene encoding alanine dehydrogenase: MLIGVPKEIKPNENRVALTPAGAQSLIQEGHEVMIETEAGTGSGFYDEAYKEAGAEIVSSANDIYDRAEMVMKVKEPLPPEYDLMKEDQIMFTFLHLAAEPELTKKLVERNVVGIAYETIEAHDGSLPLLTPMSEVAGRMSTQMGSRFLEKTNGGKGVLMGGVPGTKPAKVTVIGGGIVGTNAAKIALGMGAEVTILDIDPARLRYLDDLYYNRLGTLMSNSLNIEECVKESDLVIGAVLVPGAKAPKLVTEDMIKKMPEGSVVVDVAIDQGGSIETIDRVTTHDDPVYEKHGVLHYAVANMPGAVPRTSTIALTNVTLPYAIKIANKGWKKAVEEDEMLVPGVNTANGKLTYKPVANSLDLEYTPLDEIL; encoded by the coding sequence ATGTTAATAGGTGTGCCAAAGGAGATCAAACCAAATGAAAACAGGGTGGCTTTAACCCCTGCTGGGGCCCAGTCTCTTATTCAAGAAGGTCATGAAGTTATGATTGAAACTGAAGCAGGAACTGGTAGTGGTTTTTATGATGAGGCTTACAAGGAAGCAGGAGCCGAAATTGTTTCAAGTGCTAATGATATTTACGATAGAGCAGAAATGGTTATGAAGGTAAAAGAACCTTTACCTCCAGAGTACGATCTAATGAAAGAAGACCAAATTATGTTCACATTCTTGCACTTGGCTGCAGAACCTGAATTAACTAAAAAACTAGTTGAGAGAAATGTAGTTGGTATTGCTTATGAAACCATCGAAGCTCATGATGGCTCCCTACCTCTATTAACTCCTATGAGTGAAGTAGCAGGCAGAATGTCAACTCAAATGGGTTCAAGATTTTTAGAAAAGACTAATGGTGGTAAAGGCGTATTAATGGGTGGTGTACCAGGAACCAAACCTGCAAAAGTCACCGTTATTGGTGGAGGTATAGTTGGTACTAATGCTGCTAAAATAGCTCTTGGCATGGGAGCTGAAGTAACAATTCTTGATATCGATCCTGCAAGACTTCGTTATCTAGACGACCTCTATTATAACCGCCTTGGAACATTAATGAGTAATAGCCTAAACATAGAAGAATGTGTTAAAGAAAGTGACTTGGTAATAGGTGCTGTTCTAGTTCCAGGAGCAAAGGCTCCTAAGTTAGTTACAGAAGACATGATTAAGAAAATGCCTGAAGGCTCTGTAGTTGTTGATGTTGCCATCGATCAGGGTGGATCCATCGAGACTATTGATAGAGTTACAACCCATGATGATCCAGTTTACGAAAAACATGGAGTACTTCACTATGCAGTAGCTAATATGCCAGGTGCAGTTCCCAGAACTTCAACCATTGCATTGACCAACGTAACCCTACCTTATGCTATTAAAATTGCAAATAAAGGTTGGAAAAAGGCTGTTGAAGAAGACGAAATGTTGGTACCAGGAGTTAATACTGCCAATGGTAAGTTAACTTATAAACCTGTAGCTAACTCTTTAGATTTAGAATATACCCCACTTGATGAAATTCTGTAA
- a CDS encoding NUDIX hydrolase — protein sequence MQERTIQKNSIYNGKIVSLEKHNVDLGDGKQGVREIVRHSGAAAILPLTGGNDVYLIKQFRKALERQTWEIPAGVLENGEAPEDCAARELREELKMSARNLQYLTTFSPSPGYLDEEVYLYVATGLYEDPALQDEDEVLYTEKINLNNLIDKISSGDIKDAKTIISVLFYLKFYQ from the coding sequence TTGCAAGAACGTACTATCCAAAAAAACTCTATCTATAATGGTAAAATAGTTTCTTTAGAAAAACATAATGTGGATTTAGGAGATGGGAAACAAGGTGTTAGGGAAATAGTTCGTCATTCAGGAGCAGCTGCTATTTTACCTTTAACAGGCGGTAATGATGTATATTTAATTAAGCAATTCCGGAAAGCTTTGGAAAGGCAAACTTGGGAAATTCCCGCTGGTGTTTTAGAGAATGGTGAAGCACCTGAAGATTGTGCTGCCAGAGAGTTGCGAGAAGAATTGAAAATGTCTGCAAGAAATTTGCAATATTTAACGACTTTCAGTCCCAGTCCAGGGTATTTGGATGAAGAAGTATATCTATATGTGGCAACTGGGCTTTATGAAGACCCGGCTCTTCAGGATGAAGATGAAGTGTTATATACTGAAAAAATAAATTTAAATAATTTAATAGATAAAATTTCATCTGGCGATATTAAAGATGCCAAGACAATAATTTCAGTTTTATTTTATCTCAAATTTTACCAATAA
- a CDS encoding DUF3866 family protein, producing the protein MVNLSVYQGKVLKILNENPDSQDLQISVNYYSNVNQTNNNLNNHYHYFLTRAKLYKSFCTPARIGDIVLINRTAQELALGTGGLDYVISNLSFPSINHFDKGHIMKLRYTPLQFGVQTIEETQEYKIKERNFNDLNGTPVAVGELHSMLMPFTVAIKKLRPQWKIAYIMTDAGALPMQFSKAVTKLKAEGLLDHTITTGNAFGGEIETVNLFSALITAYSILKVDIVVILMGPGIVGTGTKYGFSGIEQLFSLYAIDKLSGRKYLIPRVNFQDNRVRHQGLSHHTLTILSHAYNINLTFPTMGTKYEGLLLDQLTKDQEIAARHTISWINGKECHGIFKNSGLQMETMGRKINDEPKFFETIWVTAKKIVME; encoded by the coding sequence TTGGTTAATTTGTCGGTATATCAAGGTAAAGTTTTGAAAATATTAAATGAAAACCCTGATAGTCAAGACCTACAAATATCTGTAAACTATTATAGCAATGTTAATCAAACTAACAATAATTTGAACAATCACTACCATTATTTTTTAACTAGAGCCAAATTATATAAATCTTTTTGTACACCTGCCAGGATAGGAGACATTGTCTTAATAAACAGGACTGCTCAAGAACTTGCCCTTGGAACTGGTGGGTTAGATTATGTGATTTCTAATCTATCTTTTCCTTCAATCAACCATTTTGATAAAGGCCATATTATGAAACTTCGTTACACTCCTTTACAATTTGGGGTACAAACCATTGAAGAAACCCAGGAATATAAAATTAAAGAACGCAATTTTAATGATTTAAACGGCACACCAGTAGCAGTAGGCGAACTTCATAGCATGTTAATGCCTTTTACCGTAGCAATAAAAAAATTAAGACCTCAGTGGAAAATAGCATATATAATGACTGATGCTGGAGCGCTCCCCATGCAATTTTCCAAGGCTGTTACCAAATTAAAAGCAGAAGGCTTACTAGACCATACTATTACAACGGGAAATGCCTTTGGCGGTGAAATAGAAACAGTTAATTTGTTTTCAGCTCTAATTACAGCCTATTCAATTTTAAAAGTCGATATAGTTGTGATATTGATGGGGCCAGGCATAGTAGGTACAGGCACAAAATACGGATTTAGTGGTATTGAACAGCTATTTTCATTATATGCTATTGATAAATTATCTGGACGAAAATATTTAATTCCGCGAGTTAACTTTCAAGATAATCGGGTCAGACATCAGGGTTTATCTCATCATACCTTAACTATATTAAGTCACGCCTATAATATAAATTTAACTTTTCCGACAATGGGAACTAAATATGAAGGTCTTCTCTTAGATCAGTTAACCAAAGATCAAGAAATAGCAGCTCGGCATACAATTTCATGGATTAATGGAAAAGAGTGTCATGGTATATTTAAAAATTCCGGATTGCAAATGGAAACCATGGGTCGTAAAATTAATGATGAGCCTAAATTTTTTGAAACAATCTGGGTAACTGCAAAAAAAATTGTTATGGAGTGA
- a CDS encoding endonuclease Q family protein: MTKYFTDLHIHVGQAKGLPVKITASNKMTVYNILDYSYNVKGLDIVGIVDCASPPVISELEKLISKGELWELDDGGLLYRNGMLLILGCEVEIPVGAGRSHFLAYFPDLTALKNFSNWASKNLSNVQLSSQCLKSDLESFVKIVQSLDGIFMPAHAFTPFKSLLGSSINNLNELNTSNSDLANINITAVELGLSADKYLADQIPSLKGIKYITNSDAHSLNKIAREYNLIRLEELSFKSLIKQLSGSSNNIENFGLHPQLGKYYRSFCLECETNNGFEVPPVTKCQFCSSSRIVTGVLDRIAQLSGRKDMDSNKHPHKKQGNYTYQVPLEDVPGIGNKTYKKLIRQLGPEIKIIHDSTESELGQVVSARIIKKIFQIRNGNISLTPGGGGHYGRVKA, encoded by the coding sequence ATGACGAAGTACTTTACGGATCTACATATACATGTAGGACAAGCTAAAGGCTTACCAGTTAAAATAACTGCATCCAATAAAATGACTGTATATAATATTTTAGATTATTCATATAATGTCAAAGGATTAGATATCGTTGGAATAGTGGATTGTGCCTCGCCTCCTGTTATTTCTGAATTAGAGAAATTAATATCAAAGGGAGAGCTATGGGAACTCGATGATGGAGGGTTATTATATCGTAATGGTATGTTATTAATTCTTGGCTGTGAAGTAGAGATTCCAGTAGGTGCAGGTAGATCTCATTTCTTAGCTTATTTTCCTGATCTTACAGCACTTAAAAACTTTTCTAACTGGGCATCAAAGAATCTCAGTAATGTCCAATTGAGTTCCCAGTGCCTTAAATCCGATTTAGAAAGCTTTGTAAAAATAGTTCAAAGTTTAGACGGGATTTTTATGCCAGCCCACGCCTTTACTCCATTTAAAAGTTTACTTGGATCAAGCATAAATAATTTAAATGAATTAAATACAAGCAATTCTGACCTGGCAAATATAAACATAACTGCTGTCGAATTAGGTCTAAGCGCAGATAAATACTTGGCAGATCAAATACCTTCACTAAAAGGTATAAAATATATTACAAATTCAGATGCACACTCTCTCAACAAGATAGCCAGAGAATATAATTTAATACGATTAGAAGAACTGTCCTTTAAAAGTTTAATTAAACAGCTTTCTGGGTCCAGTAACAATATTGAAAATTTTGGGCTTCATCCTCAATTAGGGAAATATTATCGTAGTTTTTGTTTAGAGTGCGAAACTAATAATGGCTTTGAAGTCCCCCCAGTGACAAAGTGTCAATTTTGTAGTTCATCAAGGATAGTTACTGGTGTGTTAGATCGAATTGCTCAATTGTCTGGACGAAAAGATATGGATTCTAATAAGCACCCCCATAAGAAGCAGGGAAACTATACTTATCAGGTCCCGCTAGAAGATGTACCGGGCATTGGGAATAAAACTTATAAAAAATTAATTAGACAGTTGGGTCCTGAGATAAAAATTATCCATGACAGCACTGAATCTGAATTGGGTCAAGTAGTCTCTGCTAGAATAATAAAAAAAATCTTCCAAATCCGTAATGGTAATATATCCCTCACTCCTGGTGGTGGAGGTCACTATGGGAGAGTAAAAGCTTAA
- a CDS encoding Glu/Leu/Phe/Val family dehydrogenase, which translates to MKILETMKASDYEQLVFCQDEKTGLKGIIAIHDTTLGPALGGTRMWTYDNEEEAIEDVLRLARGMTYKSAAAGLNLGGGKGVIIGDPKKDKSEEMWRAFGRFVQSLNGRYITAEDVGVRETDLEIVNTETDFAVGLPGKSGNPSPATAYGVYSGIKAVADEIWGSADLNGKTIAIQGAGSVGYYLSELLHKDGAKLIVTDIDKEAVDKLVSDFGATAVETDEIYEQEADIFAPCALGAILNDETIPKLKVKAVAGAANNQLEDEKRHAEELKKRGIVYAPDYVINAGGVINVSFELTGYDEERAYRKISTIYDNIKKIFNIANRDDITSHEAANRMAEERIEAIKHVKTSYINK; encoded by the coding sequence ATGAAGATTTTAGAGACAATGAAAGCTTCAGATTATGAACAACTGGTATTTTGTCAGGACGAAAAGACTGGTCTTAAAGGAATTATTGCTATCCATGATACCACACTTGGACCAGCCCTTGGCGGCACTAGAATGTGGACCTATGACAATGAAGAAGAAGCTATTGAAGACGTGCTAAGACTAGCAAGAGGTATGACTTACAAATCAGCTGCAGCTGGATTGAACCTTGGTGGAGGAAAAGGTGTTATTATTGGTGATCCTAAAAAAGACAAATCGGAAGAAATGTGGAGAGCTTTTGGTAGATTTGTTCAATCATTAAACGGACGATATATAACTGCTGAAGATGTGGGTGTTAGAGAAACAGACTTGGAAATTGTTAATACTGAAACTGATTTTGCTGTTGGACTACCAGGTAAGAGTGGCAACCCTTCACCTGCTACTGCTTATGGAGTTTATTCAGGTATAAAAGCTGTTGCTGATGAAATTTGGGGAAGTGCAGATCTAAATGGAAAAACTATTGCTATACAGGGTGCAGGTAGTGTAGGATATTACTTAAGTGAGCTACTTCATAAAGATGGAGCAAAATTAATTGTCACTGATATAGATAAAGAGGCTGTAGACAAGTTAGTTTCAGACTTTGGTGCCACTGCTGTGGAAACTGATGAAATCTATGAACAAGAAGCTGATATTTTTGCCCCTTGTGCATTAGGTGCTATCTTAAACGATGAAACTATTCCAAAATTAAAAGTAAAAGCGGTGGCTGGAGCTGCTAATAATCAGCTAGAAGATGAGAAACGCCATGCTGAAGAATTGAAAAAACGAGGGATAGTTTATGCTCCTGATTATGTAATTAATGCCGGTGGAGTTATTAATGTCTCCTTCGAATTAACTGGATATGATGAGGAAAGAGCATATAGAAAAATCTCTACTATATATGACAATATTAAGAAAATCTTTAATATAGCAAATAGAGATGATATCACATCTCATGAAGCTGCCAACAGAATGGCAGAAGAACGAATCGAAGCGATTAAGCATGTAAAAACTAGTTATATTAATAAATAA
- the spoIIM gene encoding stage II sporulation protein M, producing the protein MLNSIKEILSLYIKYNFILFLIVLLLFLAGTATGVVTVNHIPQEQTSELEAYLDNFYQFVSNQNSLEYYHVFLSSLSYNMTLLGILWLLGITMVGIPIIMILVFLRGIAFGFTIGFLIEKTSFMGALLALVSILPHNVLFVPCFFIISVAGISFSILLIRNQLGKKSISIIPELINYTLLFVIIGVGFVAGSLIEAYISPTFMRILLQYVQF; encoded by the coding sequence ATGTTAAATTCAATTAAAGAGATACTATCTCTTTATATTAAGTATAACTTTATCTTGTTCTTAATCGTGTTATTATTGTTTTTAGCAGGAACAGCAACAGGGGTTGTCACAGTAAATCATATTCCGCAAGAACAAACTTCTGAACTCGAGGCTTATCTGGACAACTTTTATCAATTTGTGTCAAATCAAAATTCTTTAGAATATTATCATGTATTTTTATCAAGTCTAAGCTATAACATGACATTATTAGGTATACTATGGTTGCTTGGAATTACCATGGTAGGTATACCCATCATAATGATTTTGGTTTTCTTAAGAGGTATTGCCTTTGGTTTTACTATTGGTTTCTTAATTGAAAAAACCTCTTTCATGGGTGCTTTATTGGCATTAGTTTCGATTTTGCCACATAATGTCCTATTTGTGCCTTGTTTTTTCATTATTTCTGTTGCTGGGATTTCATTTTCTATTTTGTTAATTAGAAATCAACTTGGGAAAAAGTCTATTTCTATTATTCCTGAATTAATAAATTATACTTTATTATTTGTCATTATAGGAGTAGGTTTTGTAGCCGGTTCACTGATTGAAGCTTATATAAGTCCAACATTTATGAGAATATTACTACAGTATGTTCAATTTTAG
- a CDS encoding 4Fe-4S dicluster domain-containing protein, which produces MAKKKGRVTFKEERCKGCELCVEACPQKIVKLSDKINSKGYHPATVDDMDKCIACAMCARMCPDLVIEVFDETEKE; this is translated from the coding sequence GTGGCCAAGAAAAAAGGTAGGGTAACTTTTAAGGAAGAGAGATGCAAAGGTTGTGAGCTTTGTGTGGAAGCTTGTCCACAAAAAATAGTAAAATTGTCTGATAAAATTAATAGTAAAGGTTATCATCCTGCTACAGTGGATGATATGGACAAATGCATTGCATGTGCAATGTGTGCTCGTATGTGCCCGGACTTAGTAATTGAAGTCTTTGATGAAACAGAGAAAGAATAA
- a CDS encoding thiamine pyrophosphate-dependent enzyme, with amino-acid sequence MAKQVFKKPEALTDNQMHYCPGCTHGIIHRLVAESMDELGERESAVGVAPVGCAVLAYNYFNCDMQQAAHGRAPAVATGIKRVHPESLVFTYQGDGDLASIGTAEIVHAAARGENISVIFVNNAIYGMTGGQMAPTTLEGQKTTTSQAGRDLNIAGFPIQTSEMLATLDGASYITRQTVHNVGGVQKTKKAIKKAFEIQMNKQGFSMIEILSNCPTNWGMSPKESIQWINDNMVPNYPLGDVKTPKEVE; translated from the coding sequence ATGGCTAAACAAGTATTTAAAAAACCTGAAGCCTTAACTGATAATCAAATGCACTATTGCCCTGGTTGTACTCATGGAATAATTCACAGATTGGTTGCGGAATCCATGGATGAATTAGGAGAAAGAGAAAGCGCTGTAGGTGTTGCTCCTGTTGGATGTGCAGTTTTAGCTTATAATTACTTTAATTGTGATATGCAGCAAGCTGCCCATGGGCGAGCTCCTGCAGTGGCCACCGGCATTAAAAGAGTACATCCTGAAAGCTTAGTGTTCACTTATCAAGGTGACGGTGACTTGGCTTCTATTGGTACTGCAGAAATTGTACATGCTGCGGCCCGTGGTGAAAATATCAGTGTAATATTTGTCAATAATGCAATTTACGGAATGACTGGAGGACAAATGGCTCCTACCACCTTGGAGGGGCAAAAAACTACCACTTCACAAGCTGGGCGAGACCTAAACATTGCAGGATTCCCCATTCAAACGTCCGAAATGCTGGCTACTTTGGATGGAGCTAGTTATATTACACGTCAAACTGTTCATAATGTGGGTGGTGTACAGAAGACCAAAAAAGCAATTAAGAAAGCTTTTGAAATCCAAATGAACAAACAAGGTTTCAGCATGATCGAAATTCTATCAAACTGCCCAACCAATTGGGGTATGAGTCCAAAAGAATCTATTCAATGGATAAATGATAATATGGTACCCAACTATCCTCTCGGGGATGTAAAAACCCCCAAGGAGGTGGAGTAA